In the Pseudonocardia sediminis genome, GACGCGAGGCCGGGCACCTGCTGCCGCTGCCCCGCACCCGCGAGGCCCTGGACGTGCTGGCCGCGAACATCGCACGCACCCGGACCGAGCTCGACGTCCCGCTGGCCGTGGAACCGATCGCGGCGCTGTTCGACTGGCCCGACGACGAGTTCGGCGAGCCCGAGTTCCTCACCCGGCTGCTCGACCGCACCGGCGCGCTGCTGCTGCTCGACGTCGCGAACATCCACGCCAACACGCTCAACCGCGGCCAGGACGCCCGCGCGGTGCTCGACGCGATGCCGCTGGACCGGGTCGCCTACTGCCACGTCGCGGGCGGAGCCGTCCACGACGGGCTCTACCACGACACGCACACCGACGCGCTGCCCGGACCGGTGCTCGACCTGCTGGGGCACCTGGTGGACCGGTGCCCGTCCGTGCCGCCGGTGATGCTCGAACGCGACGGCCGCTACCCGCCGGCCACCGAGCTGCGCGCCGAGCTGGCCGCGATCGCCGCCGTCACGGGAACGCCGGCCCCGACCGGGGACGGGCACACCGCCGGGCTCGTCGGATGAGCGGGGACCTCGCGGCCCGTCAGGCGGCGCTGGTCGAGGCGCTCGTCGCCGGCGGGCCCGACCCGATCGGGTTCGATCCGGAGCGCCTCGCCGCCACCCGGCGGGCGCTGCTGCGCAAGCGCGCCGGGCAGGCCGCCGCCGCGTGGCCACTGCTCGCGGCCGCCCTCGGCCCCGACTGGACACCGACGTTCGCCGCCCGGTTCGACGCCGTCGCGCCCACCGACGCCCTGCGCGAGGGCTGGGACCTGGCCCGCGAGCTGCGGTCGGACGCCCGGTTCACCCCCGGCGCGGCACGGGAGCTCGCCGCCCGGGAGGCCGCGCTGCGCTACGACGGCGTGTCCGCGCCCCGCCGCCGCTCCCGCGCGGACGCCGCCCTGCGGCACCTTCTGAAACGATCATGATCGTGACGTGCGCCACCCGTCGGGGTACGACGTTGTGAGCGCCACATCTCCTGTCGCGAGCGAACCGGGGGCGTACTCCTACACTCCCCGGTAACCCACGCGCCGGAGCTACGGGCCGGCGAGTCGTCATGACCGCGAGGAGATCGAAAAGTGCCCGCACTGCGCAAAGTGCTCGTCGCCAACCGTGGAGAGATCGCCGTCCGGGTGATCCGTGCTGCCAAGGACGCGGGCCTCGCCAGTGTCGCGGTCTACGCCGACCCGGACCGGGACGCGATGTTCGTCCGCGTCGCCGACGAGGCGTTCGCCCTGGGCGGTTCCACCGCGGCCGAGTCGTACCTGGACTTCGACAAGGTGATCGGCGCCGCGAAGCAGGCCGGGGCCGACTCCATCCACCCCGGCTACGGCTTCCTGTCCGAGAACGCCGACTTCGCCCAGGCCGTGATCGACGCCGGGATCACCTGGATCGGCCCGTCGCCGCAGTCCATCCGCGACCTCGGCGACAAGGTCACCGCCCGGCACATCGCCACCCGCGCCGGCGCCCCGCTCGTCCCGGGCACGAACGACCCGGTCGCCAACGCGGACGAGGTGATCGCCTTCGCGAAGGAGTACGGCCTCCCGGTCGCGATCAAGGCCGCGTTCGGTGGTGGTGGGCGCGGCATGAAGGTCGCGCGCGAGGAGAAGGACATCGCCGAGCTCTACGAGTCGGCCGTCCGCGAGGCCACCGCGGCGTTCGGCCGCGGCGAGTGCTTCGTCGAGCGCTACCTGGACCGCCCGCGCCACGTCGAGACGCAGGTCCTGGCCGACCAGCACGGCAACGTGATCGTCGTCGGCACCCGCGACTGCTCGCTGCAGCGCCGCTTCCAGAAGCTCGTCGAGGAGGCGCCCGCACCGTTCCTGAGCGAGGAGCAGACACAGACGCTCTACGACGCGTCCAAGGCGATCTGCAAGGAGGCCGGCTACTACGGCGCCGGCACCGTCGAGTTCCTCGTCGGCGAGGACGGGATGATCACCTTCCTGGAGGTGAACACCCGCCTGCAGGTCGAGCACCCCGTCTCCGAGGAGACCACCGGGCTCGACCTGGTGCGCCAGCAGTTCCTGATCGCCGAGGGCAAGGAGCTCCAGATCGACGGCGACCCGACGCCGGTCGGGCACGCGATCGAGTTCCGGATCAACGGTGAGGACGCCGGCCGGAACTTCCTCCCGGCGCCGGGCACCGTGTCCAAGATCTGGTACCCGGCCGGGCCGGGTGTCCGGATGGACGCCGGCGTCGAGGACGGCTCGGTGATCGGCGGGCAGTTCGACTCGCTGCTGGCCAAGCTGATCGTTCGCGGCGCCACCCGTCAGCAGGCGATCGAGCGCGCCCGTCGTGCGCTCGACGAGTTCAAGGTCGAGGGCATGGCGACGGTGCTGGAGTTCCACCGCCTCGTCGTCTCCGACCCGGCGTTCTCCTCGGAGTCGGCCGAGGACTTCACCGTCCACACCCGCTGGATCGAGACCGAGTGGAACAACACCGTCCCGCCGTTCGAGGGTGGCGAGGGTGCCGAGGAGGAGTCCTCGGACCGTCAGACCGTCGTGGTCGAGGTCGGTGGACGACGCCTGGAGGTGTCGCTGCCCGGGGACCTCGCCCTCGGCGGGGGCGGCGGCAACGGCGGCGCGGCGAAGGCGGCCCCGCGCAAGCGCGGCGGCAAGGGCGGCGGCGCGAAGGCCTCCGGCGACGCCGTCACCGCCCCGATGCAGGGCACCATCATCAAGGTCGCGGTCTCCGACGGCGACACCGTCTCCGCGGGCGACCTGATCGTCGTCCTGGAGGCGATGAAGATGGAGAACCCGGTCACCGCGACCAAGGACGGCACCGTCACCGGCCTGAACGCCGAGTCCGGTGCCTCGATCTCGCAGGGCACCGTGATCTGCGAGATCAAGGACTGAGGCAGGACACGCCGATGGACCCCGTGGAGATCAATGCGGGGGCCTGGTATCTCCGGGCACTGCGGGCCGACGACCGGGTGGACGACCGCCCGGCCGTCCTGGAGTCCGCGGTCGACCCGGAGATCCGGCGCTGGCGGCACCGCCCCGACCCGACGTCGGCGGCGGTCGCCGCCTACGTCGCCGAGCGGATCGCCGGCTGGGCCGACGAGACCCGCGCCACGTGGGCGGTCTGCGAGCCGACCACCGGCGAGATGCTCGGCGAGGTCGCCCTGGAGCACCTGGACCTGCCGATGGGTACGGCCGAGGTGAGCTGCTGGGCGCTGGAGCGGGCCCGCGGCCGCGGGATGACCCGCACGGCCGTGGGCTCGGTGGTCCGGTTCGGCTTCGGCGG is a window encoding:
- a CDS encoding acetyl/propionyl/methylcrotonyl-CoA carboxylase subunit alpha; translation: MPALRKVLVANRGEIAVRVIRAAKDAGLASVAVYADPDRDAMFVRVADEAFALGGSTAAESYLDFDKVIGAAKQAGADSIHPGYGFLSENADFAQAVIDAGITWIGPSPQSIRDLGDKVTARHIATRAGAPLVPGTNDPVANADEVIAFAKEYGLPVAIKAAFGGGGRGMKVAREEKDIAELYESAVREATAAFGRGECFVERYLDRPRHVETQVLADQHGNVIVVGTRDCSLQRRFQKLVEEAPAPFLSEEQTQTLYDASKAICKEAGYYGAGTVEFLVGEDGMITFLEVNTRLQVEHPVSEETTGLDLVRQQFLIAEGKELQIDGDPTPVGHAIEFRINGEDAGRNFLPAPGTVSKIWYPAGPGVRMDAGVEDGSVIGGQFDSLLAKLIVRGATRQQAIERARRALDEFKVEGMATVLEFHRLVVSDPAFSSESAEDFTVHTRWIETEWNNTVPPFEGGEGAEEESSDRQTVVVEVGGRRLEVSLPGDLALGGGGGNGGAAKAAPRKRGGKGGGAKASGDAVTAPMQGTIIKVAVSDGDTVSAGDLIVVLEAMKMENPVTATKDGTVTGLNAESGASISQGTVICEIKD
- a CDS encoding GNAT family N-acetyltransferase, whose protein sequence is MDPVEINAGAWYLRALRADDRVDDRPAVLESAVDPEIRRWRHRPDPTSAAVAAYVAERIAGWADETRATWAVCEPTTGEMLGEVALEHLDLPMGTAEVSCWALERARGRGMTRTAVGSVVRFGFGGLGLARIGYGWAEPNVASERIARSLGFVPEGRLRGAWLADDVRSDILVAGLLADDPQT
- a CDS encoding DUF692 domain-containing protein produces the protein MTKDPEGTGVGWRPEIASVLAGTTGLGFCEVIAESLNPGDVPVPLRSLAAGGTTVIPHGVRLSLGGTEPVDAGRVTHLAACAEALDAPLVSEHVSFVRAGGREAGHLLPLPRTREALDVLAANIARTRTELDVPLAVEPIAALFDWPDDEFGEPEFLTRLLDRTGALLLLDVANIHANTLNRGQDARAVLDAMPLDRVAYCHVAGGAVHDGLYHDTHTDALPGPVLDLLGHLVDRCPSVPPVMLERDGRYPPATELRAELAAIAAVTGTPAPTGDGHTAGLVG